The Falco peregrinus isolate bFalPer1 chromosome 1, bFalPer1.pri, whole genome shotgun sequence genome has a window encoding:
- the UROS gene encoding uroporphyrinogen-III synthase isoform X2 → MKVLLLKDPKDKDSGPDPYIEELGLYNFETTLIPVLSFEFISLESLFEKLSHPECYGGLVFTSPRALEAIKMCLKKNSKNEAWSKSLKLRWNTKPAYVVGRATASLVEEIGLTPQGEKSGNAEKLAEYICSREKPNSSALLFPCGALKREVLPTVLKEKGIPLESLTVYQTTQHTDLQESLSSYFSQQLSGKDTCGDTRISSIGFSFPCWLSTKSDSRRFRQRVSPLATCYGNYK, encoded by the exons gagttaGGATTATACAACTTTGAAACGACTTTGATTCCAGTTTTGTCATTTGAATTCATATCTCTTGAAAGCTTATTTGAAAAG CTTTCTCATCCAGAATGTTATGGAGGCCTAGTTTTTACCAGTCCAAGAGCTTTAGAAGCCATCaagatgtgtttaaaaaagaatagtAAAAATGAAG ccTGGTCAAAATCTCTTAAACTAAGGTGGAATACCAAACCTGCGTATGTGGTAGGAAGAGCTACAGCTTCCTTAG TGGAAGAAATTGGCCTTACTCCACAAGGAGAAAAGTCTGGAAACGCTGAAAAATTAGCTGAATATATTTGCTCAA GAGAGAAACCTAATTCCTcagctcttctttttccttgtggAGCCCTGAAAAGAGAAGTACTTCCTACAGTACTTAAAGAAAAAG GTATACCTCTGGAAAGCCTTACCGTTTATCAAACAACGCAACACACTGATCTGCAAGAATCTTTGAGCAGTTACTTCTCGCAACAG ctgtctggAAAGGATACTTGTGGTGATACAAGAATATCCTCCATAGGCTTCTCGTTTCCCTGTTGGTTATCAACAAAGTCCGATAGCAGAAGGTTCAGACAGAGAGTGAGTCCCTTAGCTACTTGTTATGGGAATTACAAATGA